In one Sesamum indicum cultivar Zhongzhi No. 13 linkage group LG12, S_indicum_v1.0, whole genome shotgun sequence genomic region, the following are encoded:
- the LOC105175781 gene encoding cationic amino acid transporter 1-like isoform X1, with protein sequence MSWDFNCFNNNSSVTDPTYAYIYFVVFVMTLLIEHSIFCRSLDFSQSQSFSYKHTHASIIYTSFTRLPFSPFFFSYRFFRLHYLEFEGLRDTQENMGTGNEANGGGSSGLTRRRVCTFRKDDFLPEESFKSWSNYASALKQTPYRLVDRIFTRSSVEAELEVKARSGNEMKKTLSWWDLMWFGMGAVIGAGIFVLTGLEAREHAGPAVVLSYAVSGLSALLSVFCYTEFAVEIPVAGGSFAYLRVELGDFVAFIAAGNILLEYVIGGAAVARSWTSYFATLCNHDPDDFRILVHGLTDGYNQLDPIAVGIMIVICIIAVVSTKGSSRLNYIASVVHMVVILFIIIAGLIKADPKNYTPFAPFGPRGIFKASAVLFFAYVGFDAVSTMAEETKNPARDVPIGLVGSMVITTTIYCLLAITLCLMQPYTSIDVNAPFSRAFEMVGWSWAQYVVAAGALKGMTSVLLVSAVGQARYLTHIARTHMMPPWFAKVDHKTGTPINATIVMLAATAVIAFFTKLDILSELLSISTLFIFMLVALALLVRRYYVSGETTPENRNKLIAFLALIVGSSIATSAYWGISKTGWIAYCITVPIWILSTAGLWFFVPPARTPKLWGVPLVPWLPSASIAINIFLLGSIDKHSFERFAAWTAFLLVYYFFFGLHASYDTAKAFGVKAGQEGMYRKVEEGQVSSAAISGFDGVDTRNAPSAPAP encoded by the exons ATGTCGTGGGATTTCAATTGTTTTAATAACAATTCATCAGTTACTGATCCTACGTATGCATACATATACTTCGTTGTCTTTGTTATGACTTTGTTGATAGAACATAGCATCTTCTGCCGGTCGCTGGACTTTTCTCAATCCCAGTCTTTTTCATATAAACACACCCACGCATCTATCATATATACAAGCTTTACTCGTCTGCcattttctcctttctttttttcctataGATTTTTCAG GTTACATTATCTTGAATTTGAAGGTTTAAGGGATACACAGGAAAACATGGGGACAGGCAACGAAGCCAACGGAGGAGGATCGTCGGGGCTAACCAGGAGGAGGGTGTGCACGTTCAGGAAAGACGATTTTCTCCCCGAGGAGTCGTTCAAGAGCTGGAGCAACTACGCCAGTGCATTGAAACAGACTCCCTATCGGCTGGTGGACCGGATTTTCACCCGGTCGAGCGTTGAAGCGGAGCTGGAGGTGAAGGCGCGCAGTGGGAATGAGATGAAGAAGACGCTTTCGTGGTGGGACCTAATGTGGTTCGGCATGGGTGCCGTCATCGGTGCCGGAATTTTCGTTCTCACCGGCCTCGAGGCTCGTGAGCACGCTGGCCCGGCCGTCGTGCTGTCCTACGCCGTTTCTGGACTCTCCGCCTTGCTTTCTGTCTTTTGCTACACCGAGTTCGCCGTGGAAATCCCTGTAGCAG GTGGTTCATTTGCCTACTTGCGGGTGGAGCTTGGTGATTTCGTGGCCTTTATTGCTGCTGGAAACATCCTGCTTGAGTATGTTATTGGTGGTGCTGCGGTAGCTCGTTCATGGACATCTTACTTTGCCACACTCTGTAACCACGACCCAGATGATTTCCGTATCCTGGTCCATGGTCTGACCGACGGCTACAACCAACTTGACCCTATAGCTGTTGGTATCATGATTGTCATCTGTATAATTGCAGTTGTCAGCACAAAAGGCTCCTCGCGTCTCAACTACATTGCCTCCGTCGTTCACATGGTCGTCATTCTCTTTATCATCATAGCCGGTCTCATCAAAGCAGACCCCAAAAACTACACTCCCTTTGCACCTTTTGGTCCCCGTGGCATCTTCAAAGCTTCTGCAGTTTTGTTTTTTGCTTACGTTGGTTTTGATGCAGTTTCTACCATGGCCGAGGAAACTAAGAACCCTGCTAGAGATGTTCCTATAGGTCTTGTCGGTTCGATGGTGATCACCACTACCATATACTGCCTGCTAGCGATAACTTTGTGCCTTATGCAGCCATACACAAGCATTGATGTCAATGCTCCTTTTTCAAGGGCATTTGAGATGGTAGGGTGGAGTTGGGCTCAATATGTAGTTGCTGCTGGGGCATTGAAGGGAATGACATCAGTTCTGCTCGTTAGTGCCGTGGGACAGGCCCGCTACCTTACCCACATTGCCCGTACCCATATGATGCCCCCATGGTTTGCCAAAGTTGATCACAAGACCGGAACACCCATTAATGCCACCATAGTCATGCTTGCAGCTACTGCAGTCATCGCCTTCTTCACAAAACTGGACATCCTATCGGAACTACTGTCAATCTCAACACTCTTTATTTTCATGCTTGTAGCCCTTGCCCTTCTTGTTCGTAGGTACTATGTTAGTGGGGAGACAACACCTGAAAACCGCAACAAGTTAATTGCCTTCCTTGCCCTAATTGTTGGATCCTCAATCGCCACATCTGCTTACTGGGGAATTAGCAAGACAGGTTGGATTGCCTACTGCATAACCGTACCCATCTGGATTTTGTCTACTGCAGGACTCTGGTTTTTCGTTCCCCCAGCCCGTACTCCTAAGCTTTGGGGAGTTCCCTTGGTGCCTTGGTTGCCATCAGCTTCCATTGCCATAAACATCTTCCTCCTGGGGTCAATAGACAAGCACTCATTTGAAAGATTTGCCGCATGGACTGCATTCCTCTTGGTTTACTATTTCTTCTTTGGGCTGCATGCATCATACGATACTGCCAAAGCATTTGGTGTGAAGGCTGGACAGGAGGGAATGTATAGAAAAGTTGAAGAAGGTCAGGTATCATCAGCGGCTATTTCTGGATTTGATGGTGTTGATACCAGAAATGCCCCTTCTGCGCCAGCCCCCTAG
- the LOC105175780 gene encoding BTB/POZ domain-containing protein At1g30440, whose product MACVKLGSKSDAFQRQGQAWFCTTGLPSDMVVEVAEMSFHLHKFPLLSRSGVMERLISEASEGENGCVIKLPDIPGGAKTFELVAKFCYGVKLELTAANVAYLRCAAEHLEMTEEYGEGNLISQTENFLNQVVLRSWKDSLKALQTCDDVLSFAEELNITKRCIDSLAAKACTDPNLFGWPIMEHGGPMQSPGGSLLWNGISTGARPKHASSDWWYEDASTLSLSLYKRLISAMESRGIKPEILAGSLNSYAKKYLPGLNRRQAASESSNRLAPVGSVASLSEEEQKLLLEEIDQLLPMQKGLVSTKFLFGLLRTAKILRANPSCISNLEKRIGMQLDQATLEDLLMPNFSYSMETLYDVDCVQRILEHFLAMDQVVGDASPGSVDDAQLMGSPSLTPITMVAKLIDGYLAEVAPDVNLKLPKFQSLAAAVPEYARPLDDGLYRAIDIYLKSHPWLAESDREQLCRLMDCQKLSLEACTHAAQNERLPLRVIVQVLFFEQLQLRTSIAGCFLVSDNLDGSRQLRSGLMGPNDGGWATAVRENQVLKVGMDNMRMRVSELEKECSNMRQEIEKLGKVKGPSTWGNVSKKLGFRLKSQMCSAQEGSVSKQNNGNVKIEKAKEKHGKEKKNVASDE is encoded by the exons GTTTTGCACAACTGGTCTCCCAAGTGATATGGTTGTTGAAGTTGCGGAAATGTCCTTCCATCTTCACAAG TTTCCATTGCTTTCAAGAAGTGGGGTCATGGAAAGACTCATTTCCGAGGCATCTGAAGGAGAAAACGGCTGTGTCATTAAGCTTCCCGACATTCCTGGTGGAGCAAAAACATTTGAACTTGTGGCTAAATTTTGCTATGGGGTTAAACTGGAACTTACTGCTGCAAATGTAGCGTACCTTCGATGTGCTGCGGAGCATCTTGAAATGACTGAAGAGTATGGGGAGGGCAATCTTATTTCTCAAACTGAAAACTTCCTCAATCAGGTGGTTCTGCGGAGTTGGAAGGACTCGCTGAAAGCACTCCAGACCTGTGATGATGTTCTATCTTTTGCTGAAGAACTCAATATTACGAAAAGATGCATTGACTCTTTGGCCGCCAAGGCATGCACCGACCCAAATTTATTTGGGTGGCCTATAATGGAGCACGGTGGTCCAATGCAGAGTCCTGGAGGAAGTCTATTATGGAATGGAATAAGCACTGGTGCTCGACCAAAACATGCTAGCTCAGATTGGTGGTACGAGGATGCATCAACTTTAAGTCTATCTCTGTACAAAAGGTTAATTTCGGCCATGGAATCTCGCGGCATAAAACCAGAAATACTTGCTGGTTCCCTTAATTCTTATGCAAAAAAATACTTACCAGGTCTAAACCGGCGTCAGGCTGCCAGTGAGTCCAGCAACCGTCTCGCACCAGTGGGATCGGTAGCCTCACTCTCGGAAGAGGAGCAGAAACTTCTGCTTGAAGAGATTGATCAGTTACTTCCGATGCAGAAGGGTCTAGTCTCAACAAAATTTCTATTTGGTCTACTCAGAACTGCCAAGATTCTTCGAGCAAATCCCTCTTGCATATCAAACTTAGAGAAGAGAATTGGGATGCAGCTTGATCAGGCAACTCTTGAGGATCTCTTGATGCCAAATTTTTCTTATTCCATGGAGACTCTGTACGACGTGGATTGCGTGCAGCGAATTCTCGAGCATTTCTTGGCGATGGATCAGGTAGTTGGAGATGCATCCCCAGGTTCAGTTGATGATGCTCAATTAATGGGATCGCCGTCACTGACGCCAATCACAATGGTAGCCAAGCTTATCGACGGATACCTTGCAGAGGTTGCCCCAGATGTCAATCTGAAGCTCCCCAAGTTTCAGTCTCTTGCTGCTGCTGTTCCAGAGTATGCACGACCCCTGGATGATGGTCTTTATCGTGCGATCGACATTTATTTGAAG TCTCATCCGTGGTTGGCGGAATCCGACAGAGAACAACTCTGCCGGCTGATGGACTGCCAGAAACTATCTCTGGAAGCTTGCACCCACGCGGCTCAGAACGAAAGACTGCCTTTAAGAGTAATAGTCCAAGTCCTCTTCTTCGAGCAGCTACAATTAAGGACTTCCATTGCTGGCTGCTTCCTGGTCTCTGACAACCTAGACGGCTCAAGACAATTGAGAAGTGGCTTGATGGGGCCGAACGATGGCGGGTGGGCCACAGCCGTGAGGGAAAACCAGGTGTTGAAAGTGGGTATGGATAACATGAGAATGAGGGTTTCTGAGCTCGAGAAAGAATGCTCAAACATGAGGCAAGAAATCGAGAAGTTGGGTAAGGTTAAAGGGCCAAGCACTTGGGGGAATGTTTCGAAAAAGTTGGGGTTCCGGTTGAAGTCCCAAATGTGCAGTGCTCAAGAGGGATCTGTCAGTAAGCAGAACAATGGGAACGTGAAAATTGAGAAGGCGAAGGAGAAACAcggaaaggaaaagaaaaatgtagcTTCAGATGAATAA
- the LOC105175781 gene encoding cationic amino acid transporter 1-like isoform X3 codes for MGTGNEANGGGSSGLTRRRVCTFRKDDFLPEESFKSWSNYASALKQTPYRLVDRIFTRSSVEAELEVKARSGNEMKKTLSWWDLMWFGMGAVIGAGIFVLTGLEAREHAGPAVVLSYAVSGLSALLSVFCYTEFAVEIPVAGGSFAYLRVELGDFVAFIAAGNILLEYVIGGAAVARSWTSYFATLCNHDPDDFRILVHGLTDGYNQLDPIAVGIMIVICIIAVVSTKGSSRLNYIASVVHMVVILFIIIAGLIKADPKNYTPFAPFGPRGIFKASAVLFFAYVGFDAVSTMAEETKNPARDVPIGLVGSMVITTTIYCLLAITLCLMQPYTSIDVNAPFSRAFEMVGWSWAQYVVAAGALKGMTSVLLVSAVGQARYLTHIARTHMMPPWFAKVDHKTGTPINATIVMLAATAVIAFFTKLDILSELLSISTLFIFMLVALALLVRRYYVSGETTPENRNKLIAFLALIVGSSIATSAYWGISKTGWIAYCITVPIWILSTAGLWFFVPPARTPKLWGVPLVPWLPSASIAINIFLLGSIDKHSFERFAAWTAFLLVYYFFFGLHASYDTAKAFGVKAGQEGMYRKVEEGQVSSAAISGFDGVDTRNAPSAPAP; via the exons ATGGGGACAGGCAACGAAGCCAACGGAGGAGGATCGTCGGGGCTAACCAGGAGGAGGGTGTGCACGTTCAGGAAAGACGATTTTCTCCCCGAGGAGTCGTTCAAGAGCTGGAGCAACTACGCCAGTGCATTGAAACAGACTCCCTATCGGCTGGTGGACCGGATTTTCACCCGGTCGAGCGTTGAAGCGGAGCTGGAGGTGAAGGCGCGCAGTGGGAATGAGATGAAGAAGACGCTTTCGTGGTGGGACCTAATGTGGTTCGGCATGGGTGCCGTCATCGGTGCCGGAATTTTCGTTCTCACCGGCCTCGAGGCTCGTGAGCACGCTGGCCCGGCCGTCGTGCTGTCCTACGCCGTTTCTGGACTCTCCGCCTTGCTTTCTGTCTTTTGCTACACCGAGTTCGCCGTGGAAATCCCTGTAGCAG GTGGTTCATTTGCCTACTTGCGGGTGGAGCTTGGTGATTTCGTGGCCTTTATTGCTGCTGGAAACATCCTGCTTGAGTATGTTATTGGTGGTGCTGCGGTAGCTCGTTCATGGACATCTTACTTTGCCACACTCTGTAACCACGACCCAGATGATTTCCGTATCCTGGTCCATGGTCTGACCGACGGCTACAACCAACTTGACCCTATAGCTGTTGGTATCATGATTGTCATCTGTATAATTGCAGTTGTCAGCACAAAAGGCTCCTCGCGTCTCAACTACATTGCCTCCGTCGTTCACATGGTCGTCATTCTCTTTATCATCATAGCCGGTCTCATCAAAGCAGACCCCAAAAACTACACTCCCTTTGCACCTTTTGGTCCCCGTGGCATCTTCAAAGCTTCTGCAGTTTTGTTTTTTGCTTACGTTGGTTTTGATGCAGTTTCTACCATGGCCGAGGAAACTAAGAACCCTGCTAGAGATGTTCCTATAGGTCTTGTCGGTTCGATGGTGATCACCACTACCATATACTGCCTGCTAGCGATAACTTTGTGCCTTATGCAGCCATACACAAGCATTGATGTCAATGCTCCTTTTTCAAGGGCATTTGAGATGGTAGGGTGGAGTTGGGCTCAATATGTAGTTGCTGCTGGGGCATTGAAGGGAATGACATCAGTTCTGCTCGTTAGTGCCGTGGGACAGGCCCGCTACCTTACCCACATTGCCCGTACCCATATGATGCCCCCATGGTTTGCCAAAGTTGATCACAAGACCGGAACACCCATTAATGCCACCATAGTCATGCTTGCAGCTACTGCAGTCATCGCCTTCTTCACAAAACTGGACATCCTATCGGAACTACTGTCAATCTCAACACTCTTTATTTTCATGCTTGTAGCCCTTGCCCTTCTTGTTCGTAGGTACTATGTTAGTGGGGAGACAACACCTGAAAACCGCAACAAGTTAATTGCCTTCCTTGCCCTAATTGTTGGATCCTCAATCGCCACATCTGCTTACTGGGGAATTAGCAAGACAGGTTGGATTGCCTACTGCATAACCGTACCCATCTGGATTTTGTCTACTGCAGGACTCTGGTTTTTCGTTCCCCCAGCCCGTACTCCTAAGCTTTGGGGAGTTCCCTTGGTGCCTTGGTTGCCATCAGCTTCCATTGCCATAAACATCTTCCTCCTGGGGTCAATAGACAAGCACTCATTTGAAAGATTTGCCGCATGGACTGCATTCCTCTTGGTTTACTATTTCTTCTTTGGGCTGCATGCATCATACGATACTGCCAAAGCATTTGGTGTGAAGGCTGGACAGGAGGGAATGTATAGAAAAGTTGAAGAAGGTCAGGTATCATCAGCGGCTATTTCTGGATTTGATGGTGTTGATACCAGAAATGCCCCTTCTGCGCCAGCCCCCTAG
- the LOC105175781 gene encoding cationic amino acid transporter 1-like isoform X2 — MFSIPKNALHYLEFEGLRDTQENMGTGNEANGGGSSGLTRRRVCTFRKDDFLPEESFKSWSNYASALKQTPYRLVDRIFTRSSVEAELEVKARSGNEMKKTLSWWDLMWFGMGAVIGAGIFVLTGLEAREHAGPAVVLSYAVSGLSALLSVFCYTEFAVEIPVAGGSFAYLRVELGDFVAFIAAGNILLEYVIGGAAVARSWTSYFATLCNHDPDDFRILVHGLTDGYNQLDPIAVGIMIVICIIAVVSTKGSSRLNYIASVVHMVVILFIIIAGLIKADPKNYTPFAPFGPRGIFKASAVLFFAYVGFDAVSTMAEETKNPARDVPIGLVGSMVITTTIYCLLAITLCLMQPYTSIDVNAPFSRAFEMVGWSWAQYVVAAGALKGMTSVLLVSAVGQARYLTHIARTHMMPPWFAKVDHKTGTPINATIVMLAATAVIAFFTKLDILSELLSISTLFIFMLVALALLVRRYYVSGETTPENRNKLIAFLALIVGSSIATSAYWGISKTGWIAYCITVPIWILSTAGLWFFVPPARTPKLWGVPLVPWLPSASIAINIFLLGSIDKHSFERFAAWTAFLLVYYFFFGLHASYDTAKAFGVKAGQEGMYRKVEEGQVSSAAISGFDGVDTRNAPSAPAP, encoded by the exons ATGTTTTCTATACCTAAGAATGC GTTACATTATCTTGAATTTGAAGGTTTAAGGGATACACAGGAAAACATGGGGACAGGCAACGAAGCCAACGGAGGAGGATCGTCGGGGCTAACCAGGAGGAGGGTGTGCACGTTCAGGAAAGACGATTTTCTCCCCGAGGAGTCGTTCAAGAGCTGGAGCAACTACGCCAGTGCATTGAAACAGACTCCCTATCGGCTGGTGGACCGGATTTTCACCCGGTCGAGCGTTGAAGCGGAGCTGGAGGTGAAGGCGCGCAGTGGGAATGAGATGAAGAAGACGCTTTCGTGGTGGGACCTAATGTGGTTCGGCATGGGTGCCGTCATCGGTGCCGGAATTTTCGTTCTCACCGGCCTCGAGGCTCGTGAGCACGCTGGCCCGGCCGTCGTGCTGTCCTACGCCGTTTCTGGACTCTCCGCCTTGCTTTCTGTCTTTTGCTACACCGAGTTCGCCGTGGAAATCCCTGTAGCAG GTGGTTCATTTGCCTACTTGCGGGTGGAGCTTGGTGATTTCGTGGCCTTTATTGCTGCTGGAAACATCCTGCTTGAGTATGTTATTGGTGGTGCTGCGGTAGCTCGTTCATGGACATCTTACTTTGCCACACTCTGTAACCACGACCCAGATGATTTCCGTATCCTGGTCCATGGTCTGACCGACGGCTACAACCAACTTGACCCTATAGCTGTTGGTATCATGATTGTCATCTGTATAATTGCAGTTGTCAGCACAAAAGGCTCCTCGCGTCTCAACTACATTGCCTCCGTCGTTCACATGGTCGTCATTCTCTTTATCATCATAGCCGGTCTCATCAAAGCAGACCCCAAAAACTACACTCCCTTTGCACCTTTTGGTCCCCGTGGCATCTTCAAAGCTTCTGCAGTTTTGTTTTTTGCTTACGTTGGTTTTGATGCAGTTTCTACCATGGCCGAGGAAACTAAGAACCCTGCTAGAGATGTTCCTATAGGTCTTGTCGGTTCGATGGTGATCACCACTACCATATACTGCCTGCTAGCGATAACTTTGTGCCTTATGCAGCCATACACAAGCATTGATGTCAATGCTCCTTTTTCAAGGGCATTTGAGATGGTAGGGTGGAGTTGGGCTCAATATGTAGTTGCTGCTGGGGCATTGAAGGGAATGACATCAGTTCTGCTCGTTAGTGCCGTGGGACAGGCCCGCTACCTTACCCACATTGCCCGTACCCATATGATGCCCCCATGGTTTGCCAAAGTTGATCACAAGACCGGAACACCCATTAATGCCACCATAGTCATGCTTGCAGCTACTGCAGTCATCGCCTTCTTCACAAAACTGGACATCCTATCGGAACTACTGTCAATCTCAACACTCTTTATTTTCATGCTTGTAGCCCTTGCCCTTCTTGTTCGTAGGTACTATGTTAGTGGGGAGACAACACCTGAAAACCGCAACAAGTTAATTGCCTTCCTTGCCCTAATTGTTGGATCCTCAATCGCCACATCTGCTTACTGGGGAATTAGCAAGACAGGTTGGATTGCCTACTGCATAACCGTACCCATCTGGATTTTGTCTACTGCAGGACTCTGGTTTTTCGTTCCCCCAGCCCGTACTCCTAAGCTTTGGGGAGTTCCCTTGGTGCCTTGGTTGCCATCAGCTTCCATTGCCATAAACATCTTCCTCCTGGGGTCAATAGACAAGCACTCATTTGAAAGATTTGCCGCATGGACTGCATTCCTCTTGGTTTACTATTTCTTCTTTGGGCTGCATGCATCATACGATACTGCCAAAGCATTTGGTGTGAAGGCTGGACAGGAGGGAATGTATAGAAAAGTTGAAGAAGGTCAGGTATCATCAGCGGCTATTTCTGGATTTGATGGTGTTGATACCAGAAATGCCCCTTCTGCGCCAGCCCCCTAG